In Synechococcus sp. KORDI-52, one genomic interval encodes:
- a CDS encoding N-acetylmuramoyl-L-alanine amidase, whose amino-acid sequence MVRDRLSRCWIGLRHRVHEHRALSLTAAAAGSLALGLLGWVLVDHVGLSHAGVRPSLMELLEQMGEEQDRPRDENSSSLSPLPPKSRSWRSPLARQCSDIDNGLRSRLNKLDARSSSWRAFVKIDPTNFGERHDKDAFGRRIDATPRVVVLHETVYSLTSALNTFMTPHPRDEDQVSYHTLVGQDGRVLDIVDPLKRAYGAGFSAFLGEWAITNKKLKGSVNNFALHLSLETPPSGANANGSHVGYTTQQYDALALVLSGWIRSFNLPPAAITTHRHVDLGGERGDPRSFDWSELQARLAALGDLCVT is encoded by the coding sequence ATGGTTCGAGATCGTTTAAGTCGTTGTTGGATCGGACTGCGGCACCGCGTCCATGAGCACCGGGCGCTCTCGCTCACTGCTGCAGCCGCGGGCTCGTTGGCGTTGGGTCTGCTCGGCTGGGTGTTGGTCGATCACGTGGGTCTCTCCCATGCCGGGGTTCGGCCGTCTCTGATGGAACTTCTCGAGCAGATGGGTGAGGAACAAGATCGCCCGCGGGACGAGAACTCCTCCTCCTTATCGCCGTTACCGCCGAAGTCACGATCATGGCGCTCACCACTGGCTCGCCAGTGCTCTGATATCGACAACGGACTCAGGTCCCGTTTGAACAAACTCGATGCCCGCTCGAGCTCATGGAGGGCTTTCGTGAAGATCGATCCCACCAACTTCGGTGAGCGACACGACAAGGATGCCTTCGGTCGTCGAATCGATGCCACGCCTCGGGTTGTGGTTCTGCACGAGACTGTTTATTCGCTGACCTCTGCCTTGAACACCTTCATGACCCCCCACCCAAGGGATGAAGATCAGGTGAGTTACCACACGCTGGTTGGCCAGGATGGTCGTGTCCTTGACATCGTGGATCCGTTGAAGCGCGCCTATGGCGCCGGATTCTCCGCTTTTCTCGGGGAGTGGGCGATCACCAACAAGAAGCTCAAGGGCTCTGTGAATAATTTCGCTTTACATCTGAGCCTGGAAACACCGCCTTCTGGAGCCAACGCCAATGGCTCCCATGTCGGCTACACCACTCAGCAATACGACGCGTTGGCGTTGGTCTTGTCGGGTTGGATTCGCTCCTTCAATCTTCCACCAGCAGCGATCACCACCCATCGCCATGTGGATCTCGGCGGTGAACGGGGTGATCCACGCAGTTTTGACTGGTCGGAACTTCAGGCTCGGCTGGCTGCCCTTGGCGACCTCTGCGTGACTTGA
- a CDS encoding TIGR03643 family protein: MTTFTSEDLDRIIEMAWEDRTPFEAIEFQFGLSEPQVIALMRQQMKTSSFKLWRKRVSGRQTKHAATCRSNRFRASCHK; this comes from the coding sequence TTGACAACGTTCACCAGTGAAGATCTCGATCGGATCATCGAAATGGCTTGGGAAGACCGCACTCCCTTCGAGGCGATTGAGTTTCAATTTGGACTCTCCGAGCCCCAGGTGATCGCTCTGATGCGTCAACAGATGAAAACGTCGTCATTCAAGCTCTGGCGCAAGCGTGTGAGCGGGCGTCAAACCAAACACGCCGCCACCTGCCGCTCCAATCGGTTTCGGGCCAGTTGCCACAAATAA
- a CDS encoding M61 family metallopeptidase — protein MFEPVQIRLDLSHPETQTVGVSIQWTPQTQRQTFHLPVWTPGSYTVRDHAQHLHSLQLLANGEELPVHRMAPHQWLCDLPDLSPLTLNYQLEARDLTVRTGLLDPDFASLCLAAVAMDIDGCRWSPHHVAVTAPEHWNVHLPLEAIAEGWVAADFDALVDSPLHAGPFQAESFTVEGKRHELLLIGTPPMGWPPSFISDIEKVCSATCRLLGTLPPAGDRYQLVLQLLDQGYGGLEHDHSAVLQFSWSALAKPKGYRQLLQLIGHEYLHQWNVRRLRPVELRPYDYGQAVITEGLWFAEGITSYFDLSLPLLAGCSDRPTLLKDLGEELSSVLMSPGCSIQSLAASAREAWIKLYKATPASRDSQISYYRLGAAVAFCLDVRLRQRGHSMAAILRDLWLSHGCQARGYTRGDIKAALLRRDAELATDLDQWLDKPEALPLIACVEALGLRMDPVPLKHLDHGLTIKNGEGAALIQRVRRNSPGQRAGLVVGDELLAINGYRVRCVNDLPVLLEQQVCVSVTYARRSLLKETQMFPDRGVDHWTLDWDPGCTTEQRQLRDRWFEIV, from the coding sequence GTGTTCGAACCGGTTCAGATCCGGCTCGATCTGAGCCATCCCGAAACGCAGACGGTCGGTGTGTCCATCCAGTGGACACCTCAGACCCAACGCCAGACCTTCCATCTGCCGGTGTGGACTCCGGGGTCGTACACGGTGCGTGATCACGCCCAGCACCTGCACAGCCTGCAGCTGTTGGCCAACGGTGAGGAACTGCCGGTGCATCGGATGGCGCCGCACCAGTGGCTTTGTGATCTGCCGGACCTGAGCCCGCTCACGCTCAACTATCAGCTTGAGGCCCGGGATCTGACCGTACGCACCGGGTTGCTGGATCCCGATTTCGCCTCGCTCTGCCTGGCCGCTGTGGCCATGGACATCGACGGCTGCCGCTGGTCACCACACCACGTTGCCGTGACGGCCCCGGAGCACTGGAATGTGCATCTGCCGCTTGAGGCCATCGCTGAAGGCTGGGTCGCTGCCGATTTCGATGCCCTCGTGGACAGCCCGCTGCATGCGGGGCCCTTTCAGGCGGAATCTTTCACGGTGGAGGGCAAACGCCATGAGCTGCTGCTGATCGGCACGCCGCCGATGGGGTGGCCACCGAGCTTCATCAGCGACATCGAGAAGGTGTGCAGTGCCACTTGTCGTTTGCTGGGAACCCTTCCGCCGGCGGGGGACCGCTACCAGCTGGTGCTGCAACTGCTCGATCAGGGCTATGGCGGCCTGGAACACGATCACAGTGCTGTGCTGCAGTTCAGTTGGTCGGCGCTGGCCAAGCCCAAGGGGTACCGGCAGCTGTTGCAGCTGATCGGCCATGAATATCTGCACCAATGGAATGTGAGGCGGCTGCGGCCCGTTGAGCTACGTCCCTACGACTACGGCCAGGCGGTGATCACCGAAGGGCTCTGGTTTGCCGAGGGAATCACCAGCTATTTCGACCTCAGCCTGCCCCTGCTGGCGGGTTGTTCGGATCGGCCGACCCTGCTTAAGGATCTGGGGGAGGAGCTGTCCAGCGTGCTGATGTCACCCGGTTGTTCAATCCAGTCGCTGGCGGCCAGTGCCCGTGAGGCTTGGATCAAGCTTTACAAGGCAACGCCAGCGTCCCGGGACAGCCAGATCAGCTACTACCGCCTTGGTGCTGCGGTGGCCTTCTGCCTGGATGTGCGCCTGAGGCAGCGCGGCCACTCCATGGCCGCCATTCTTCGGGATCTTTGGTTGAGCCATGGTTGCCAGGCCCGCGGCTACACCCGCGGTGACATCAAGGCCGCCTTGCTGCGAAGGGATGCCGAACTGGCGACAGATCTGGATCAATGGCTCGACAAGCCTGAGGCGCTGCCCTTGATCGCTTGTGTGGAGGCCCTGGGGCTGCGCATGGATCCGGTTCCGCTCAAGCACCTCGATCATGGACTCACAATCAAGAATGGAGAGGGCGCCGCCTTGATTCAACGGGTGCGGCGCAACAGTCCCGGGCAACGGGCTGGGCTCGTGGTTGGCGATGAATTGTTGGCGATCAATGGCTACCGGGTCCGCTGTGTCAATGATCTCCCGGTTCTGCTCGAGCAGCAGGTCTGTGTGAGCGTCACCTATGCACGACGCAGCCTCCTTAAGGAGACCCAGATGTTTCCTGACCGAGGTGTGGACCATTGGACGTTGGATTGGGATCCTGGGTGCACAACGGAACAACGTCAACTGCGGGATCGATGGTTCGAGATCGTTTAA